Proteins from a single region of Candidatus Bathyarchaeota archaeon:
- a CDS encoding PAS domain S-box protein, with protein MKSDVTPLKTEIETASLTTSSKKPDNRVFFGSLGITKKQFRMLFNNMPHGLALHKILYDEKGTPVDFVTLEGNKAYKRMLGVKKADVVFKNMAKSYPLTILGPASWLEIYGKVASTGKPKLFEAYSETKGNYYQVYVYSMKKDYFVSVFLDVTAQRKKSQQELAELAKAEQQLVENAKKYEYLSKHAPMGIFEIDYNGPKFKSVNNAICKMLGYSEQELLAMNPFDLLYDGSKKRFQERINSLLNGKKVDKPIEYYAKTKDGRGIWGIMNIKLNYKNGKIDSALVIAHDITARKKTEEELLSAEKKYRRLYETTQDGIMARDVEGKMIDCNKAYARMLGYSKKELKNLSVQGLLPEKWHEQREKIVNKILQTGRSIVFEREYRRKDGSIFPASVRSWRLTDGKGKVIGTWSIVRDITEQKERQKNLEKNTDMLQKIIEERTKQLKNSERLAAIGQTAGMVGHDLRNPLQTITGELYLAKSEVDSLEAGTTKMNLQESLRVIEEQATYMDKIVSDLQAFVQPIKIDKTPFSLKELASAVIESIAIPANITVKIQIPKDFPQIKADFQLLKRVLINLVTNAVQAMPEGGKLALTSKVDSEGHVFISVQDTGIGIPEEIKPQIFTPLFTTKPRGQGFGLAVCKRVIEAHGGAISFESKKGKGTKFTIRFTAS; from the coding sequence GTGAAATCTGATGTTACCCCGCTAAAAACTGAAATTGAGACTGCTTCATTGACCACTTCTTCCAAAAAACCAGATAATAGAGTTTTTTTTGGAAGTTTAGGCATAACCAAAAAACAATTCAGAATGCTATTCAACAATATGCCTCATGGTTTAGCATTACATAAAATACTCTACGACGAAAAGGGTACACCAGTTGATTTTGTTACTCTTGAAGGAAACAAGGCTTATAAGCGGATGTTAGGCGTAAAAAAAGCTGATGTGGTTTTTAAGAACATGGCGAAATCTTACCCGCTCACCATTTTAGGTCCTGCAAGCTGGTTAGAAATCTACGGCAAGGTTGCGTCAACTGGTAAACCAAAACTTTTTGAAGCCTATTCCGAAACAAAAGGTAACTATTATCAGGTTTACGTTTACAGCATGAAGAAAGATTATTTTGTTTCAGTGTTTTTAGACGTAACTGCCCAGCGGAAAAAGAGCCAACAAGAATTGGCAGAACTAGCGAAAGCTGAACAACAGCTTGTGGAGAACGCAAAAAAATATGAGTATCTCTCCAAACATGCGCCCATGGGCATTTTTGAAATCGATTATAACGGTCCAAAATTTAAGAGCGTAAATAATGCGATATGCAAAATGCTTGGTTACTCCGAACAGGAACTTTTGGCAATGAACCCCTTTGACCTCCTTTATGATGGAAGCAAAAAACGCTTTCAAGAACGGATAAACAGCCTCTTAAATGGGAAAAAGGTTGACAAGCCAATTGAGTACTACGCCAAAACTAAGGATGGACGCGGAATCTGGGGCATCATGAATATCAAGTTGAATTATAAAAACGGCAAAATCGACAGCGCGTTAGTTATTGCACACGACATTACAGCAAGAAAGAAAACTGAAGAAGAATTATTATCAGCAGAAAAGAAGTATCGAAGGCTCTACGAGACAACCCAAGACGGCATCATGGCTCGAGATGTAGAGGGAAAAATGATTGACTGCAACAAAGCGTACGCAAGAATGCTGGGGTACAGCAAAAAAGAGCTCAAAAATCTTTCTGTTCAGGGGCTTTTGCCTGAAAAATGGCATGAGCAACGCGAAAAAATAGTTAATAAAATACTGCAAACTGGGCGTTCTATTGTTTTTGAAAGAGAATATCGTCGTAAGGACGGCTCAATTTTTCCCGCATCAGTTAGGTCTTGGCGATTAACCGATGGAAAGGGCAAGGTAATCGGGACATGGTCTATCGTTAGGGATATTACTGAACAAAAAGAACGGCAAAAAAATCTTGAAAAAAACACCGACATGCTTCAAAAAATTATTGAAGAGAGAACAAAACAGCTTAAGAATTCTGAACGGTTAGCCGCTATTGGCCAAACGGCAGGGATGGTTGGGCATGACCTCCGCAATCCATTACAAACAATCACTGGCGAATTATATTTAGCAAAATCTGAAGTTGACTCACTTGAGGCTGGCACGACTAAGATGAACCTGCAGGAGAGCCTTCGTGTAATAGAAGAGCAAGCAACCTACATGGATAAGATTGTTTCTGACCTACAAGCATTTGTGCAACCTATCAAAATAGATAAAACACCCTTCAGCCTAAAAGAGCTAGCCAGCGCCGTAATTGAATCAATCGCAATACCAGCCAATATAACGGTAAAAATTCAGATTCCAAAAGATTTTCCTCAAATAAAAGCTGACTTCCAACTTCTAAAAAGAGTTCTTATTAACCTAGTAACTAATGCAGTGCAAGCAATGCCTGAAGGCGGAAAACTGGCCCTGACCTCAAAGGTCGACAGTGAAGGACACGTATTCATTAGTGTACAAGACACTGGCATAGGAATTCCAGAAGAAATTAAACCACAAATATTCACACCCTTATTTACAACTAAACCTCGCGGGCAGGGTTTCGGCTTAGCCGTTTGCAAACGTGTAATTGAAGCGCACGGTGGAGCCATCAGCTTCGAAAGTAAAAAAGGCAAGGGCACAAAATTTACAATTCGATTTACAGCCAGCTAA